In Aegilops tauschii subsp. strangulata cultivar AL8/78 chromosome 3, Aet v6.0, whole genome shotgun sequence, one genomic interval encodes:
- the LOC109776230 gene encoding protein NEGATIVE REGULATOR OF RESISTANCE yields the protein MDAPSGTAKRKRSSAEAPAPVGVDDVSDTEVEEFYAILRRMRDASRRLVSGGVAAARARAPAPRTPAWCPSFSWEDFAPPAPPPPPPSQQPADERVAENASPPRRPVPRGLDLNAEPEPEVTPS from the coding sequence ATGGACGCGCCGAGCGGCACGGCCAAGCGCAAGCGCTCGTCCGCCGAAGCCCCGGCCCCCGTCGGCGTCGATGACGTGTCCGACACCGAGGTCGAGGAGTTCTACGCCATCCTCCGCCGCATGCGGGACGCCTCCCGCCGGCTCGTCTCGGGCGGGGTCGCCGCCGCCAGGGCCCGCGCCCCGGCCCCGCGCACGCCGGCCTGGTGCCCCAGCTTCTCCTGGGAGGACTTCGCGCCgcccgccccaccaccgccgcctCCATCGCAGCAGCCCGCCGACGAGCGCGTCGCCGAGAACGcctcgccgccgcggcgaccCGTCCCCCGCGGCCTCGAcctcaacgccgagccggagccaGAGGTCACCCCCTCGTAG